The Candidatus Nanohalococcus occultus genome contains a region encoding:
- a CDS encoding sodium:calcium antiporter: protein MVLGFTGTLPVALIGLLSIILLVYGAEIVVSKMEGVAKYYGVSEVVIAMTIVAIGTSLPELALHLIGSANILLSSQSPLQLFLVDPGVLMFGNHTEAANLLVQQGKITGAAAANSSEVFMGTSGAVLGANIGSDVVQQTLVLGLVIMSSALLADKHSFKFSEKFLIRDYAPMMGTTLMTLILALNWRGVISFLTGGPLTVSGTLTRLDGLVLVGSFIAYMLYLYTTRTEELASQGDVEASQRPLADFLIGIAAMGLVIGSAEVFLRVVEVAVAQTGLSESMIGVATVGIVSAFPEMITAISGLRHGSEGVSLGTLIGSNITNPLLAIGSGAIISTYAVPRPLVLWDLPMETVTAGLLLAYMFSKEKAGTKLAKPFKIIGLDSVARRLENTENRKLSIAGAFLLVLLYFVYIYVRFTYFQYDFAH, encoded by the coding sequence ATGGTTCTCGGGTTCACAGGCACACTACCGGTCGCACTGATAGGTCTGCTATCAATAATACTGCTGGTATACGGTGCGGAGATAGTTGTCTCCAAGATGGAAGGTGTCGCAAAATACTACGGAGTCTCCGAGGTAGTGATCGCCATGACGATTGTCGCTATCGGAACATCGCTTCCAGAACTTGCCTTACATCTTATAGGATCGGCGAACATACTTTTAAGCTCTCAGAGTCCTTTACAGCTCTTTTTAGTTGATCCCGGAGTGTTGATGTTTGGGAATCATACTGAGGCGGCGAACCTACTTGTTCAGCAAGGAAAAATCACTGGAGCGGCTGCCGCAAATAGCTCAGAGGTTTTCATGGGGACATCAGGAGCAGTTCTGGGAGCAAACATCGGTAGCGATGTTGTCCAGCAAACACTGGTTTTAGGCCTTGTAATAATGTCTTCAGCGCTTTTAGCTGACAAACATAGCTTCAAATTTTCGGAAAAATTCCTGATCAGAGACTACGCTCCGATGATGGGAACTACATTGATGACCTTAATACTTGCTCTTAACTGGAGAGGCGTGATCAGCTTTCTGACGGGCGGCCCGCTAACAGTTTCAGGGACCTTGACGCGTTTAGATGGATTGGTTCTTGTCGGCAGCTTTATCGCATACATGCTGTATCTTTATACTACTAGAACAGAAGAGTTAGCGAGCCAGGGAGATGTAGAAGCATCTCAGCGACCGCTAGCTGACTTTTTAATTGGCATAGCGGCGATGGGTCTTGTAATTGGATCTGCTGAAGTATTTTTACGTGTTGTAGAGGTTGCGGTAGCTCAGACCGGTCTATCTGAATCGATGATCGGTGTGGCAACTGTAGGGATTGTTTCTGCGTTCCCGGAGATGATAACAGCTATTTCCGGGCTTAGACATGGCAGTGAAGGAGTATCTCTCGGAACTTTAATAGGCAGCAATATAACCAATCCTTTGCTCGCTATCGGCTCAGGCGCCATAATATCGACCTATGCGGTCCCACGGCCGCTTGTTCTCTGGGATTTGCCTATGGAGACTGTTACAGCAGGATTGTTGCTCGCATACATGTTCTCGAAGGAGAAAGCAGGTACGAAGCTCGCAAAACCTTTCAAAATAATAGGGCTAGATTCAGTAGCACGTAGACTTGAGAATACGGAAAACAGAAAGCTCTCGATCGCAGGAGCGTTCTTACTGGTCTTGCTCTACTTTGTCTACATCTACGTCCGGTTTACGTACTTCCAGTACGACTTCGCACACTGA
- a CDS encoding thioredoxin domain-containing protein, which produces MKECDFCGDEFDSEEELHRHWREHEDELNSHQKEKVKKAERKYEESKENKMRKRKRYAGYGFAAVLGLAFIGVVGAQLMPLLNSSGSGDQVYEFDLEGEPYQGSEDANVTVVEFGDYRCPVCEQFHSRVYPRLEEEYINTGDVKFYFINFAFLDQNFPGDTSETAAVASECVYNQDEEQFWDFYDALYNNQGSENEDWATEDFMSELFNQSTSGLDHNQFQTCVANKQTLQEVRQDTRMGRSSGVTGTPSIYVNGDKLSSWGYNTVARAIEEELRQ; this is translated from the coding sequence ATGAAAGAATGTGATTTTTGTGGAGATGAGTTCGATTCAGAGGAAGAGCTTCATAGACACTGGAGAGAACATGAAGACGAGCTTAACTCCCATCAGAAAGAGAAGGTCAAAAAAGCAGAAAGAAAGTACGAGGAAAGCAAAGAGAACAAGATGCGTAAACGGAAGCGTTATGCGGGTTACGGGTTCGCAGCTGTTCTCGGACTGGCGTTTATCGGTGTGGTCGGCGCCCAGTTAATGCCGTTGTTGAACTCGAGCGGTAGCGGAGATCAGGTATACGAGTTCGATCTTGAAGGAGAGCCTTACCAGGGAAGTGAGGACGCGAACGTCACCGTTGTCGAGTTCGGAGACTACCGCTGCCCTGTATGTGAGCAGTTCCATAGCCGGGTCTATCCAAGACTTGAGGAAGAATACATCAACACCGGCGATGTGAAGTTCTACTTCATCAACTTCGCGTTCCTGGATCAGAACTTCCCGGGCGATACCAGCGAGACCGCGGCAGTGGCATCAGAGTGTGTATACAACCAGGATGAAGAACAGTTCTGGGACTTCTACGATGCACTTTACAACAACCAGGGATCGGAAAACGAAGACTGGGCGACCGAAGATTTCATGTCAGAACTATTCAACCAGTCAACCAGCGGACTCGATCACAACCAGTTCCAAACATGTGTGGCGAACAAGCAAACCCTCCAGGAGGTCAGACAGGACACTCGGATGGGCCGTAGCTCAGGCGTTACCGGAACACCATCGATCTATGTCAACGGAGACAAGCTCTCAAGCTGGGGATACAACACAGTAGCCCGAGCGATCGAAGAAGAACTCAGACAATGA
- a CDS encoding disulfide bond formation protein B, which produces MAVTYNPIGAENPVVAGLAVLTLVLNAALISTLVYYILQKTGLSDSLADKWHGFMGEASTPIKDTKDFLSSNYKTLSLIVAAGATSGSLYMSNVLGWEPCLLCWYQRILVYPIVVLTAVAVLFEKDDVREYVMPLAMIGLPISVYHSLVQRYSQFHSAGCSIVEVSCSTSYTFWFGYITIPVMAATALATVLVLMWRFSEN; this is translated from the coding sequence ATGGCAGTAACCTACAATCCTATAGGCGCAGAGAACCCGGTTGTAGCCGGACTTGCGGTCCTAACCTTGGTTTTGAACGCCGCACTAATCTCAACTCTTGTATACTACATACTACAGAAAACAGGTTTATCCGACAGTCTTGCCGACAAATGGCACGGGTTCATGGGCGAAGCCAGTACACCGATAAAAGACACTAAAGACTTCCTGAGTTCTAACTACAAAACGCTGTCTTTGATTGTGGCAGCGGGAGCGACCTCTGGCTCGCTTTACATGTCGAACGTTCTTGGATGGGAGCCATGTCTACTGTGCTGGTACCAGAGAATACTGGTTTATCCAATAGTCGTCTTAACTGCTGTAGCGGTCTTATTTGAGAAAGACGATGTCCGTGAATACGTAATGCCGCTGGCGATGATAGGTCTGCCTATCTCGGTTTATCACTCGCTGGTTCAGAGATACAGCCAGTTCCACTCGGCAGGATGTTCGATCGTTGAAGTTTCCTGTTCAACCTCGTATACGTTCTGGTTCGGATACATCACGATCCCGGTCATGGCCGCTACCGCACTTGCCACGGTACTCGTGCTTATGTGGAGGTTCAGTGAGAACTAA
- a CDS encoding ATP cone domain-containing protein — MKVINRDHEKEEFEDEKLYCSVYYPAREVEIPEERADALAEKVIYEVKAWIHDHEDDVVTTSEIESKIESILGRLNDDVCIMYRTHLDLN; from the coding sequence ATGAAAGTAATCAACCGCGATCACGAAAAAGAGGAGTTCGAGGACGAGAAACTCTACTGTTCGGTTTACTATCCTGCCCGCGAAGTAGAGATCCCTGAGGAGCGAGCGGACGCACTGGCGGAGAAAGTGATCTACGAGGTAAAGGCATGGATACACGATCATGAAGACGATGTAGTTACGACCTCGGAGATAGAATCAAAGATCGAAAGTATTCTAGGACGGCTGAACGACGATGTCTGTATAATGTATAGGACTCATTTAGATCTTAACTGA
- a CDS encoding cytochrome c biogenesis CcdA family protein, giving the protein MVEATLPTFGAVLVTAAVDSINPCAIGVILLLVATLIKQDRKRDILKVGGIYVATVYLTYFFAGLGILHFLVGLPVQLANYITTGVAMLVIAGGLLEIKDFFWYGKGTSLMIPEEYAEKIADKMDSLTLLSAIGLGIFVAAVELPCTGGPYLAILTVLSQQGINLTAYGLMALYNLIFVMPLILIVAASYLGSYKVSEMKEWKHMNKAKMRLGAGLLMIFLGWILLLLATGIVRFG; this is encoded by the coding sequence ATGGTTGAGGCAACCCTTCCAACGTTTGGCGCAGTACTGGTTACCGCAGCTGTTGACTCGATCAATCCATGTGCTATCGGAGTGATCTTACTTCTTGTAGCAACTCTGATCAAACAGGACCGGAAACGAGACATACTGAAGGTCGGTGGAATCTACGTCGCAACGGTTTACCTGACCTACTTTTTCGCAGGACTTGGAATACTACACTTTTTGGTCGGATTGCCTGTACAGCTAGCGAACTACATCACGACAGGCGTGGCGATGTTGGTGATAGCAGGAGGTCTGCTGGAGATCAAGGACTTCTTCTGGTACGGTAAGGGAACGTCCTTGATGATACCGGAAGAGTACGCCGAGAAGATCGCAGACAAGATGGATTCACTGACACTGCTGTCAGCGATTGGACTGGGAATATTCGTAGCAGCCGTGGAGCTGCCTTGTACAGGAGGACCTTACCTGGCAATACTGACCGTGCTTTCCCAGCAAGGAATCAATCTGACCGCATACGGTTTGATGGCGCTTTACAACTTGATCTTTGTAATGCCGCTGATACTGATCGTAGCAGCCTCCTACCTTGGATCTTACAAGGTCTCGGAGATGAAAGAGTGGAAACACATGAACAAAGCCAAGATGCGGCTAGGAGCAGGATTGCTGATGATCTTCCTCGGATGGATCCTACTGTTGCTGGCGACAGGAATCGTGAGGTTCGGATAA
- a CDS encoding cation-translocating P-type ATPase gives MNWHSSSIQEVYTQLDTDKDGLTDEQADKRLEENGENVIEDSESVSVLSILIDQFTDFLIYLLIAAMFVSLGIGLLPGHEPEYVDAGLIMLILIANGVFGFIQDYKAEKSIEALKDMSNPNATVIRGGEQMEIDSRKVVPGDIVVIEQGDAIPADCRLIEQSNLETDESSLTGESTTVSKSVEPVGEDAALADRKNMAFMNTTAVKGRAKAVVVETGMATEVGDIAEQINEAEDTETPFQKEVNELGQQIGYGISAIIMVVALTQLIFTSTSPVSILLVAVTLAVAAVPEGLPAVVTLTLALGSKKMLKKDALVRSLPVVESLGSVDVIVTDKTGTLTEDSMTVKKAFFDGKNFEVTGQGLETVGEFKTDGKTVGREEITPLVECGYICNNAKKNNEEGYFGDPTEVALLVSAEKAGATPEVERVDSVPFSSDRKRMTVVTDQGTAYMKGAPETVLERCDRILEDGKEVELTDEKREKILEKNQEFASEALRVLGFARKDAGDYENPDDLESEMVFLGLQGMIDPPRAEVKEAIEDSRSAGIRVVMATGDNVETAKAIGEQIGFNPEGAITGPEVEEMSDEQLQKAVEDVEVFARVSPEHKVRIAKALKANGHNVAMTGDGVNDAPALKASDVGVAMGQRGTDVAKQSADMVLQDDNFVTIRDAIAEGRGIFDNIRKFVNYLLSANAGEVLVVFLGVMLGAFLYPEQFTGNAEALILTPVMLLWINFVTDGMPALALGADPKSDGIMDRAPRGSEESVINKRMMASIVGMGGLMAATGLPAFFYTLQNYGLIAAQTVLFTFLVLAEMARIQVIRRRYNQPLSSNKWLVGALSGSILLQLAVLYTPISSLFEVASLGIGTWGAVLAGTVGFMVLSFGMSAWFDRLFSTRF, from the coding sequence GTGAACTGGCACAGCAGCTCCATCCAGGAAGTATACACGCAACTGGATACCGATAAAGACGGTCTGACAGACGAACAGGCAGACAAACGACTTGAAGAAAACGGAGAAAACGTAATTGAAGACAGCGAATCCGTTTCCGTACTCAGTATCCTTATCGACCAGTTCACAGACTTTTTGATCTACTTGCTGATAGCTGCGATGTTTGTATCGCTGGGAATCGGACTTCTGCCCGGACACGAACCAGAATACGTTGATGCCGGATTAATAATGCTTATACTTATTGCGAACGGTGTTTTCGGATTTATACAGGACTACAAGGCCGAAAAATCGATTGAAGCCTTGAAAGACATGTCGAATCCGAATGCAACCGTGATACGTGGCGGCGAGCAGATGGAGATCGATTCGAGAAAAGTTGTTCCCGGAGATATCGTCGTTATAGAGCAGGGAGATGCCATACCGGCAGACTGCCGTCTGATCGAACAGAGTAACTTGGAGACCGACGAATCATCCCTTACAGGAGAGTCGACAACCGTATCAAAGTCTGTAGAACCGGTTGGAGAAGATGCCGCACTCGCAGACAGGAAAAACATGGCTTTTATGAATACCACGGCGGTGAAAGGCCGGGCTAAAGCCGTTGTAGTCGAAACAGGGATGGCTACCGAAGTTGGGGACATCGCAGAACAGATAAACGAAGCAGAGGATACGGAAACGCCGTTCCAGAAAGAAGTCAACGAGCTAGGTCAGCAGATTGGATACGGCATTTCAGCCATAATCATGGTCGTAGCTCTTACCCAGTTAATATTTACCTCCACAAGCCCGGTATCGATACTTTTAGTTGCCGTAACGCTCGCAGTAGCAGCAGTGCCGGAAGGTTTGCCTGCTGTAGTTACACTTACTCTCGCTCTAGGCTCCAAGAAGATGTTGAAAAAAGATGCGTTAGTGCGCTCACTCCCCGTAGTCGAGTCGCTTGGAAGCGTCGATGTAATTGTCACAGACAAGACAGGCACTCTAACCGAAGACTCTATGACCGTCAAGAAAGCCTTTTTTGACGGCAAAAACTTCGAAGTCACGGGTCAAGGACTGGAAACCGTCGGAGAGTTCAAGACCGATGGAAAAACAGTGGGACGCGAAGAAATCACGCCACTGGTTGAATGCGGCTACATATGTAATAACGCGAAGAAGAACAACGAAGAAGGATACTTCGGAGACCCTACCGAGGTAGCGTTGCTTGTAAGCGCGGAAAAGGCTGGAGCAACACCGGAAGTCGAACGAGTTGATTCTGTGCCTTTCTCATCGGACAGGAAAAGAATGACGGTCGTCACAGACCAGGGAACGGCCTACATGAAGGGCGCACCGGAAACCGTTCTTGAAAGATGCGATAGGATTCTGGAAGACGGCAAAGAAGTCGAGCTGACCGATGAAAAACGCGAAAAAATACTTGAGAAAAACCAGGAGTTCGCCTCGGAGGCTCTCAGAGTCCTTGGCTTCGCAAGAAAGGACGCCGGCGACTACGAGAACCCCGATGATTTGGAATCGGAAATGGTGTTCCTCGGGCTTCAGGGAATGATCGATCCTCCACGAGCAGAGGTAAAGGAAGCTATCGAGGACTCGAGAAGCGCAGGCATCCGCGTAGTTATGGCGACAGGCGATAACGTTGAGACAGCGAAAGCAATCGGAGAGCAGATCGGGTTCAATCCGGAAGGTGCGATCACCGGACCGGAAGTCGAGGAGATGAGCGACGAGCAGCTACAGAAAGCAGTTGAAGATGTTGAAGTGTTTGCGAGAGTCAGCCCAGAGCATAAGGTACGTATCGCAAAGGCGTTGAAAGCCAATGGACATAACGTGGCGATGACCGGGGACGGTGTCAACGACGCCCCTGCGCTAAAAGCCTCAGATGTCGGTGTTGCGATGGGGCAAAGAGGCACTGACGTGGCAAAACAGAGTGCGGACATGGTTTTACAGGACGATAACTTCGTAACCATCCGGGATGCGATCGCAGAAGGCCGCGGAATATTCGATAACATCCGGAAGTTCGTCAACTATCTACTGAGCGCGAACGCAGGAGAGGTACTGGTAGTCTTCCTCGGGGTTATGCTAGGAGCCTTCCTCTACCCGGAACAGTTCACCGGAAACGCCGAGGCACTGATCCTTACACCTGTAATGTTGCTCTGGATCAACTTCGTTACCGACGGCATGCCGGCGCTTGCTCTAGGCGCCGATCCAAAGTCAGACGGCATCATGGACAGAGCGCCACGTGGAAGCGAAGAATCAGTGATCAACAAACGCATGATGGCCTCAATTGTAGGCATGGGAGGACTAATGGCAGCAACCGGTCTGCCAGCATTCTTCTACACTCTACAGAACTACGGACTGATAGCAGCTCAGACAGTTCTGTTCACATTCCTTGTACTGGCAGAGATGGCGAGAATACAAGTTATCAGAAGACGTTACAACCAGCCTCTTAGCTCAAATAAGTGGCTTGTCGGCGCACTTTCAGGCTCAATCCTGCTACAGTTAGCTGTGCTTTACACTCCGATCTCAAGCCTCTTTGAGGTGGCTTCTCTCGGCATAGGGACGTGGGGCGCGGTCTTGGCCGGAACAGTCGGATTCATGGTGCTTTCGTTCGGAATGAGTGCGTGGTTCGACCGGCTGTTCAGCACTAGGTTTTAA